A window of Terriglobales bacterium genomic DNA:
GCTTCGATGACGGTCACCTGGAGCTGCTGAGCGCGATAGCGGGCGTGGCCGCTTTAGCGATCGAGAGTCTGCGGCGAATCGAAACTCTGGAAACTGAAAATCAGCAATTGCGGGAATTGGCGGATCTCGAGCACAACATGATCGGGGACAGCCCGCGCATGCAGGAGGTGTATCGCGCGATCTCAAAGGTCGCCGGCACTGACTCATCGGTGCTGATTTCCGGCGAGAGTGGGACCGGAAAAGAGCTGGCGGCCCGCGCCATCCATCGCAACAGCCCGCGCGCGGATGAGCCCTTTGTGGCCATCAACTGCGCCGCATTGACTGAGACATTGCTGGAGAGCGAATTATTTGGATATGAGAAGGGCGCTTTCACCGGGGCAGTCGCGCAAAAGAAAGGATTGATGGAGGCCGCTCACGACGGCACGGTGTTTCTGGATGAAATTTCCGAGATGGCCCTCGGTCTTCAGGCCAAGCTGTTGCGGGTGTTGCAGGAGCGCGAACTCACAAGAGTCGGAGGAACCAAGCCCATCAAGGTTAATGTACGCCTGATCGCTGCCAGCAATTGCGATCTCGCCGTCGCTGTGGCTGCGGGGAAGTTTCGGCAAGATCTCTTCTATCGCATCAAGGTGATCACCATCAACATGCCGGCTTTGAGGCAGCGCCAGGAAGACCTGCCGCTGTTGGCGGATCACTTCCGCAAGTTGTATGCCGAGAGATGCAAGCGTCAGGTACAGGGAATTTCACGTGAGGCAATAGAAGCGCTGGCGCGGTATTCCTGGCCGGGGAATGTGCGGGAGTTGCAAAACGTGATCGAGCGCGCCGTCGTGCTCGGCTCCACACCGATGATCCTGGCGGAAGACCTTCCGGAGGAGTTGCTGGAGAATGCTCCGGCTACCAGCGGCACTCCTTGCGGCCTTGGTTATCACGAATCCGTCACCCGGCTGAAGAAGGATTTGATCCTTAAAGCGGTAGACAAGGCTGGAGGTAACTTCACAGAAGCTGCGCGGCTGCTAGGCCTGCATCCCAACTATCTCCACCGCCTGATTCGCAATCTGGAACTGAGGCCGCTCCTGGAAAAGATGGAAGAGCGGGAAGCAGGAGCGATGCCGAGACCGGGAGACCAGCTGAGAACCGGCGGAGCACAGCAATGAAGCAAGCGGGGAACACTGCTCCGGTTGGCAGTTCTCGGGTAGAAAGCAAAACGCGAGGTGCTTCGACTCGGACTGGGGCCGGTGTGCCCCGTCCTAGCTCAGGATGACAGGTGAAAATGGGCGTGCGCAATCTCACTGCGCGGGGCCAAGAAAGATCGCAAGAGCCGCTAAGACAAAAGCTGCCACAACAACGAGCACGAAGAGTGGCGCCAGCCAGGCGGAAATCAGTGTCTTAAGTTCCACCATATGCAGCCTCCGGCAGGCAGGATGACGAGGAGACCAGGTGACGATCTTAGC
This region includes:
- a CDS encoding sigma 54-interacting transcriptional regulator, with amino-acid sequence MPLQAKLIGIAGPVWNQTFTVDTEASLGRDAENTIAIADPQISRRHCKIQRDNQDFVLLDLNSHNGTLVNGARTQRCILQNGDQISVGPCVFVAAIGEVDSTHSLPEEFGPKLRVPSAEVEMDETSALQPSTIAAVRTSRELGALVKIASRINAIRDLESLEWQLLGMIFDLVPADRGAILLLSGIEGEYESVVAWNKMLGPAEPVHVSRTIAQQVIRNHAPVLANKILNGEYSKVTSLAERQVVSVMCVPLMVGERVMGLIYLDSSHPAAGFDDGHLELLSAIAGVAALAIESLRRIETLETENQQLRELADLEHNMIGDSPRMQEVYRAISKVAGTDSSVLISGESGTGKELAARAIHRNSPRADEPFVAINCAALTETLLESELFGYEKGAFTGAVAQKKGLMEAAHDGTVFLDEISEMALGLQAKLLRVLQERELTRVGGTKPIKVNVRLIAASNCDLAVAVAAGKFRQDLFYRIKVITINMPALRQRQEDLPLLADHFRKLYAERCKRQVQGISREAIEALARYSWPGNVRELQNVIERAVVLGSTPMILAEDLPEELLENAPATSGTPCGLGYHESVTRLKKDLILKAVDKAGGNFTEAARLLGLHPNYLHRLIRNLELRPLLEKMEEREAGAMPRPGDQLRTGGAQQ